In Anaeromyxobacter diazotrophicus, a genomic segment contains:
- a CDS encoding chemotaxis protein CheC: protein MSAGAPAALGAPDLDLLQEIATIGCGQAVTALGALLRRRVEMDVPEAWVGQRPGAIADFLGHLGQELVAVGVRLEGLLAGHLVLALPERDAERLAAALGSPTPRSGAWDALSESALMESGNIVGSAFVSAIARMVRGRLLLSPPVLARGAGRACLDQLVDREAGRVALATRFTTDGPAGLEGLILVMPEPAQLPALLASLRGA from the coding sequence GTGAGCGCCGGCGCTCCGGCGGCGCTCGGCGCGCCCGACCTCGACCTCCTGCAGGAGATCGCGACCATCGGCTGCGGCCAGGCGGTGACCGCGCTCGGCGCGCTCCTGCGGCGCCGCGTCGAGATGGACGTGCCGGAGGCGTGGGTGGGCCAGCGCCCGGGCGCCATCGCCGACTTCCTCGGCCACCTGGGCCAGGAGCTGGTGGCGGTGGGGGTCCGGCTGGAGGGGCTCCTGGCGGGGCACCTGGTGCTGGCGCTGCCCGAGCGCGACGCCGAGCGGCTGGCCGCCGCGCTCGGGTCGCCCACGCCGCGGTCCGGCGCCTGGGACGCGCTCTCCGAGAGCGCGCTCATGGAGTCGGGCAACATCGTGGGGAGCGCCTTCGTCTCCGCCATCGCGCGGATGGTGCGCGGGCGGCTCCTCCTGAGCCCGCCCGTCCTCGCCCGCGGCGCCGGGAGGGCGTGCCTCGACCAGCTGGTGGACCGGGAGGCGGGGCGGGTCGCGCTGGCGACGCGCTTCACCACCGACGGCCCGGCCGGGCTGGAGGGCCTCATCCTGGTGATGCCCGAGCCGGCCCAGCTGCCGGCGCTGCTCGCGTCGCTGCGCGGCGCGTAG